In Gossypium arboreum isolate Shixiya-1 chromosome 5, ASM2569848v2, whole genome shotgun sequence, a single genomic region encodes these proteins:
- the LOC108454103 gene encoding glycosyltransferase BC10-like — translation MQTRIGSVGSLEEGKDPVITTRTSQSKTLPLRALQLFGFFLALCIGFSIISIYTIRRFGIYSTVTTVKSTFVPCAEEPNSLDHWRKPPSSLLHSMSDKELLWRASFVPRIKKYPFNRLPKIAFMFLTKGPLPLAPLWERFFKGHEGLYSVYIHSLPSFEAEFPSSSVFYRRQIPSQVAEWGRMSMCDAERRLLANALLDISNEWFILLSESCIPLYNFSVIYQYIMKSKHSFMGAFDDPGPFGRGRYNYNMVPEVNISKWRKGSQWFEVNRKLAINIVEDVTYYPKFEQFCRPACYVDEHYFPTMLTIQTPNLLANRSITWVDWSRGGPHPGTFGRSDITEDFFNRILEGRQCRYNDQPSSICFLFARKFAPSAMEPLLQIAQKVLGF, via the exons ATGCAAACAAGAATTGGGTCGGTTGGGTCATTAGAGGAAGGCAAGGATCCGGTGATTACAACTAGGACAAGCCAATCTAAGACTCTGCCATTGAGGGCACTTCAGTTGTTTGGGTTCTTTCTTGCCCTCTGTATTGGATTTTCGATCATTAGCATATATACAATCCGGCGTTTTGGAATTTATAGCACGGTAACTACGGTTAAGTCCACTTTTGTGCCCTGTGCTGAAGAACCGAATAGCTTAGATCATTGGAGAAAACCCCCGTCGAGTTTGCTTCATTCAATGAGTGATAAAGAACTCTTATGGAGGGCGTCTTTTGTGCCGAGAATAAAGAAGTATCCATTTAATAGACTTCCGAAGATTGCTTTTATGTTCTTGACCAAGGGGCCCTTGCCACTTGCTCCTCTTTGGGAGAGGTTTTTCAAGGGGCATGAAGGGCTTTATTCTGTCTATATTCATTCACTGCCATCCTTCGAGGCCGAGTTTCCATCTTCTTCAGTATTTTACCGGAGGCAAATCCCAAGTCAA GTTGCTGAATGGGGAAGGATGAGCATGTGTGATGCCGAGAGAAGGCTCCTTGCCAATGCCTTGCTTGACATATCCAATGAATGGTTTATCCTCCTCTCCGAATCTTGCATTCCTTTATACAATTTCAGTGTCATCTACCAGTACATAATGAAATCCAAACATAGCTTCATGGGTGCATTTGATGACCCCGGTCCATTTGGCAGAGGACGATACAATTATAATATGGTTCCGGAGGTTAATATCAGCAAGTGGCGTAAGGGGTCCCAATGGTTTGAAGTTAACCGAAAGCTTGCAATCAACATAGTGGAAGATGTTACCTATTATCCTAAGTTTGAACAGTTCTGCCGACCAGCATGTTACGTGGACGAGCACTACTTCCCCACCATGTTAACCATCCAGACACCCAATCTCTTAGCAAACAGAAGCATCACATGGGTTGATTGGTCAAGGGGTGGGCCTCATCCTGGTACATTTGGCAGATCAGACATTACAGAAGACTTCTTCAATAGAATCTTGGAAGGTCGTCAGTGTAGGTATAACGATCAGCCGAGTTCGATTTGTTTTCTTTTTGCCAGAAAATTTGCACCGAGCGCTATGGAGCCCTTATTACAGATAGCACAGAAGGTTTTGGGATTCTGA